GATGCGGGCAGGAGGCCCGCTCCTCCGGCGGGAGAAGAGCGCGCACCTCGCGCACGAAGTCGACAAACGCCACCCCCTCGGGGCAGCGCTCCTCGCACGCGCCGCAGGTGAGGCACTTCCGCACGAGGATTCGGCCGTCGGCCTCGAGATCGGCGAGCGCGCGCGCGACGAGACGGCGCGGAGAGTGCCCATGCTCCAACTCGGCGAGGGGGCAGTTCCCGGTGCATTTCCCGCACGCGAGGCAGAGGGTCGCCTTTGTCCGCCTCGCCAGTTCTTCGAGCCGTATCATGATCGTCCCCCCGCGCCGACTAGATCATTGAGAATTAAAGGATCGCCCTCGCGGCCTTCCGACCAGTCGCTCCGCACGCGATCCGGGTCGATTCCGCACATCCGGAGAAGCGCGCGGGCAAGCTCGACCTGATCGGCGGCGATGCCGGCCCCGTGCTCGAATCGGCACCGTTCCTCGGCGCAGCCGGCGACGAGGACCTCTTCCGCTCCGGCGTGAATCAGCTTGAGAATCGTCCCCGCCTCGAGCTGCCCGACGCATGAAAGGCGGATGATCTCGACCCCATCGTGGGGCTCCTCCGCCGCCGGCGCGAGACAGCCCCCGCGCCGCTGGCACGTGATCACGACGCTTCTCCCGACCTTCCGGTCCGGTGAGGCGTCGGTCACTGAGTCGAGGATCCAGTTCTTCGAGAACGGCTCGATCTCCGCCGCGCCGGTCGAGCAGACCGAGACGCAGAGGCCGCACCCGCGGCAGAGCGTCGGGTCGATGCGGCTCACCGGTTCCTGGTCCTTGCCGGGAACGAGGCGCGGCGCGCGGAAGGCGCACACCTCGATGCATCGCCCGCACCCCCGGCAGAGTCTCTCGTCGACGCGCGACTTGACGAGCCCAACAGTGACCGAAATCGGCGAGTCTTCCTTGCCGTCGGATTCCACCTGGAGCATTCCGCGCGCTTCGCTCTCCCGCGCCTCCGCGGGCGTTCCCTCGCGCGGCGTGCGGAGCAGAAGATCGATCGACGCGATCCTCTCCCCGTTCGTCGCCGCGCTTCGAACGAGCACGTGGCGGCGCGGACACGTGGAGACGCACGTGTGGCACTCGAAGCAGGGTCCGCACCGGAGACAGCGCGACGCCTCGTCGATCGCGTCCTCGGCGGTGAACGCGAGCTCGACCTCCTCGAAGCCGCTCCGTTCGGAGAGCGAGAGCTCCGGCGCGTGCGCGCGCTCGTGGCGGTCGGGCGAAGGATCGGGGAGCCCGACCTCCCAGCGCGCGGCCGGCGCGGGGAACGCGCGAAGAAGCGAATCGGGTCCCTCTTCGATCAACCGCTGGATCGCGCGCGCCGCGCGGTGGCCGGCCGCGATCGCCTCGATCACCGTCGCGGGTCCGGTGACCGCGTCGCCTCCCGCGAACACGCGTCCGATGCGCGTGAGGCCGGTCTCATCGGAAACGATCAAGCACCCGCTCCGGTCGACCGAGGACTCGTAGCGGCTGCCGAGGAACGGGAGGTTCGGCTCCTGCCCGATCGAGGCGATCACCGCGTCGGTGCGGAGCGTGAACTCGGATCCGGAGACTGGGATCGGGCGGCGCCGTCCGCTCGCGTCCGGCTCCCCGAGGCGCACCTCAAGACACTCAAGCGCGACGACCCTCCCGTTCTCCACCTTGAGCGCGTTCGGCGCGGTGAGGAAGCGGAAGCCGACTCCTTCCGCCTCCGCAGCGCGGATCTCCTCCTCGACCGCGGGCATCTCTTCCTTCGAACGTCGATAGACGATGTCCGCACTTCTCGCTCCGAGGCGGAGCGCGGTTCGTGCGGCATCGATCGCGCTGCTCCCGCCCCCGATCACGAGCACGCGTTCTCCGCACGGCGTTCGATCCCCTTCGTTCGCCCTCTTGAGGAAAGCGAGAGCGTCCTCGACCCCCTGGATCTCTCCCTCGCCGTGGAGCCCGAGGCGGCGGCTCTTCATCGCGCCGACGGCGAGAAAGACCGCCGCGTGTCCCTTCGCGAGAAGCTCGTCGAGACCGACATCCCGTCCGAGCACGGTGTTCGTTCGGACCTGGACCGAGGGACCGAGAAGCGCGTCGATCTCGCGGTCGAGAACCTCCGGAGGGAGGCGATAGTCGGGGATTCCGTAGCGAAGCATGCCGCCGAGCTTGGATTCCGATTCGATCAGCGTGACGCCGAACCCCGCCCTCGCGAGATCGTAGGCGGCGGTGATCCCTCCCGGTCCCGAACCGACGACCGCGATCCGCTCCTCGCGGAAGGGTTTCGGGGGGAGAAGGGGAGGCGGCAGTTCCGCCGCGTAATCCGCCACGAAGCGCTTCAGCGCGCGGATCGAAACCGCTCCGTCGACGTTGTTCCGCCGGCACACCGATTCGCACGGATGGTTGCAGACGCGACCGCACACTCCGGGGAGAGGGCACCTGTCGCGCACGACGCCGAGCGCCTCGACGAATCGGCCTTCGGCGATGAGCGATACGTACCCCTTGACGTTGACGCCGGCGGGGCATGCCAGCGTGCAGGGGGACGGGCTGATCCGTTCGATCTCCAGCTCCGTTCCCTTCTCGAAGATCAGCTTGGCTTGCTCAAGGGTTGCGAGCTCCATTTCCGGCTCACTCCTTCGGGCTCGACCGGGACCGCCGGCCGCGCGCATTGCCCGGTTCCGCCCGACTACGAGGCGGCCTCCGCCCTCGCGCCGGCGAGCTTCTCGCCGTGGGCGTAGCCTTGGTCGAATGCTTGCAGGTTGATCGTCTCGCTGCCGGGCGGCACCGATTCGCGGATCGCCGCCCGCGCGGCGTCTTTCTTCACCACTCCCGTGACGGCGGCCAGGAAGCCGCACATCACCATGTTCGCAGCGATGCGGCGTCCGATCGTCTCGGCGATCCGGGTGGCGGGGACGCCGAAGACTCGCGCGTCCTCGCCCGCCCGGAGGAATACGAGGTCCTCGTCGATGAGGAGCATTCCCCCCGGGCTCAGCTCGTCGCGGAACTTGCTGTACGATTCCTGCGACATGCAGACCAGGATCGACGGGCGCCGAATGTACGGGTAGTCGACCGGCTCATCGCAGAGGATGAGCTGCGCCGAGCACGCCGAGCCGCGCGCCTCCGGTCCGAAGCTCTGGTTGAACGTCGCGTGGCGTCCCTCGTGGATGGCAGCGGCGCGGCCGGTCACGTACGCGAGGAAGATGATCCCCTGTCCGCCGAAACCGGAAACGCGGATTTCGGTTCTAGTCATGTCTCGCCTCCCGGTCGACCAGCGCTCTCTGCCCCGCGGATCGCATGTAGTAGTCCTTGCCGAGGCCGTACTCCTTTCCGAGCGCTCTCTGCATGGCGGCGTCGAGGCTCTCGAGGAACGTCGGCTTTCCCGCGACGTCCACGAACTTCCCGATCACGATCTTCCCGCCGAACGTGATGTCCACGGTCGAAGGATCGGCGCCGTGGCGAATCTCGCAGTTGTCCCGATACGACCCGAGAACCTCGATCGAGGTGCCGAGCTTATTTCTTCTTGTGTAAAGTGTCGGGCACGGGGCGATCACCTCGACGAACGTGAAGCCCGGTTTCGTTAGTGCTTCGAGGATCGAGTTCGTCAAGCGCCGCACGTGGAGAGAGGTCCAGCGGGCGACGTAGACCGCGCCGCTTGAGGCGGCGAGCGCCGGCAGATTGAACGGATGCTCAAAGTTCCCGAAGGGGGTCGTCGTCGAGAGCGCGGAGACCGGCGTCCCCGGACCGACCTGTCCTCCGGTCATCGCGTAGTTGAAGTTGTTGATACAGATCACCGTGAGATCGACGTTCCTGCGGGCGGCGTGGATGAAGTGGTTTCCCCCGATCGCGATGAGATCCCCGTCGCCCGAGATCACGACCACTTTGAGCTTCCGGTTCGAGAGGTGGAGGCCCGTGGCGAAGGGGATCGGGCGGCCGTGCGTCGTATGGAAGGAATCGAGCTTGATGTACCCCGCGACGCGCCCGGAACAGCCGATTCCGGAGACGACAGCGACCCGGTCGAGGTCGAAGGCGCCCTTCTTGAGGGCGTCGGCGAAGCACGTCACCACCGTTCCGATGCCGCATCCCGGGCACCAGATGTGCGGGAAGCGGTCCATCCGAAGGAACGGCTCCATCGGATGGCGGGGTTCCAGAATCGTCTCCTGTTCCGCGGTCGCGGAGCCTCGCGCGTTCTTGTTCGCGTCTCTCACGGCTGCTTCTCCTTGCGCGGCTTCCTCGCGGGCTTCCGGGGCGCGCCGTTCCCGCGGAGACCCTCGCGAATGGCGTGATAGATCGTCTGCGGATCGTGCACCCAGCCGCCCGCGTGTGTGACGGAGATCGTCCGCGCCCCGCCGGCCGCGGCGCGTTCCACCTCGAGAACGATCTGCCCGAGGTTGATCTCTGGAACCACGAAAGCCTTCGTCCGCGCGGCGAGGTCGCGGATGAGCCCGCTCGGGAAAGGCCACACCGTGATGAGCCGGATCTCGCCGACGCGAAGGCCGTCGTCGAGCGCGGCGTCGATCGCGGCGCGGGCGACGCGCGAGGTGATGCCGTAGCTCACGACCACGACGTCGGCCTCGTCGAGCCTCTTACATTCGTAGTCGTGGATCTTCCCGGCGTTGTCGTCGATCTTCGCGCGAAGTCGGCGAACCAGCTTGTCCTGAGCCTCGGCCGTCATGACCGGGTAGCCCCGCTCGTCGTGGGTGAGGCCGGTCGTGTGGATGCGGTATCCCTCGCCGGCAGTCACCATGTCCGGCACCTTGTCGCCGTTCGCGGCGTAGGGGAGATATTCGCCGGGAGGGAGGGGGGAGAGCCGCCGCGGGACGACCTCGATCTCGTCCGGCTCGGGAATGACGACCTTCTCGGTCATGTGGCCGACGCATTCGTCCATCATCACGAGGACCGGCACGCGATACTTTTCGGAAAGGTTGAATGCTTGAATGGTTCTGTTGAAACATTCCTGCGGCGAGTTCGGCGAGAGCGCGATGATCCCGTAATCGCCGTGGGATCCCCAGCGCGCCTGCATCATGTCCTGTTGGCCGACCATCGTCGGAAGTCCGGTCGACGGCCCGCCGCGCTGCACGTTGGCGACGACGCAAGGGACCTCCATCATGATCCCGAGGCCGATGTTCTCCATCATGAGGGAGAATCCCGGTCCGGAGGTGCAGGTCATCGCCTTCACCCCGCCCCAGGCGGCGCCGAGGATCGCCGCCATCGAGGCCATCTCGTCCTCCATCTGGATGAAGACGCCCCCGACCTTGGGGAACCGGCGCGCGATCCGCTCCGCGATCTCCGTCGAGGGGGTGATCGGATAGCCCGCGAAGAAGCGGCATCCGGCGGCGAGCGCCCCTTCGGCGCAGGCGTGGTCTCCGTCCAGGTAGTGCGCGCCAGTGAGAACTCCTTCTGGGGATGCCTTCATGGGAGCACCTCCTCGATCAGGGATTCGGCCGCCGAGGCGCCTCCGCCTTCCGGAACGGTGATGAAGATCGAGAACTCGGGGCAGAGCGTTTCGCAGAGGCGGCACGCGACGCACTCGTCGGCGCGCGCGATTTCGGGCGGGTGGTAGCCCTTCCGGTTGAAGCGCGAGGACATGCGGAGTACATCGAGCGGGCAGTACTCGACGCAGTAGGCGCAGCCTTTGCACCGCTCGACCAGGATATGGACCTCGCCGCGCGTCCTCCGGATGTCCGCGTCGTCGAGGGGTTTTCTCCAGAAACGTCTCGATTCCAGGTGCACCGCCATAGTGCCCGTCTCCCTATGGCGGGCGAGCAAGAACAAGCTTACGGCATACTTGCCCTCCGCGCCCGCTCGTAAGGACAGTGACCGGTGACCCCGCGAACGGGGCACTCCCCTTCGTAGAACGCACCGCAGCGCAAACAGCTGCGGGTATCAATCATTTCTATACGGATCAATTCCGTAACGAACTTCTCGAGAAGCCGGGTGAACTCCCGGCTCTCCTCGGGGGTGAACGTGTCCAAAACCGGCTCGAGGGCGCGGAGTCGGCGCGCCTCGTACTCCTCGACGAGGATGCGCCCTTTCGGCGTGATCCGAAGACAGGTGTTCCGGCGGTCCCTTTCGGGGGTCACTCGACGGAGAAGCTCGAGCCGGGCGAGCTTGTCGATGTTCTTCGAGGCGGCCGGGGCGCTGACGCCGAGAAACGCAGCGATCTCTCCGACGAAATGGTCGCCGTTCATCGAGATCAGCTTGAGCAAGTGGACCTGGGAGGGGGAAAGGGACGCTTCGGCCGTCTCGCGGATCAGGCGTCTTTCGAGGATCTCCCGCACCGCGTTGCTGAGGACATGTGAGATGCGGAGAACCCGCCGGGCAAGGAAACCCCCGTTGCCTCCGGATGGGGGTCGGTTCGGTTCGATCACTGCTGCCTCACCTGCTGCGTCGCCCGGCCGACAAACGAGGGGATCTGTAACCCGGCTAAAGTTTGCCTTAGTTATCGATCGCCGTCAATTGTGGAATGGTGAAATCAGATATAAGAATCCCTTATGATCCCTTCGCAAGGGGAAAGCGTCCGAACGGAAAGATCCGCGCGGGGTTGACAGGTTCGCCCGCCCTCCCTATGCTCGGGACGCCCTCGGTTCCGGGGGCGCCGAGGGCGGTCGACCGGGGAGGGTCTCTTGACGGGCAACCATCGGTCCTTCTCTTTGTCTTTCTTCCTCTCTCTTTTCTCTTTCCTCTCCTCTCTCTCCTTCCCCTCGTCTCTCGCCGCGGCTTCGTTCGTCCCGCCGGCGGGCGTTCATCGGGGGGGGGGGCGGTCCTCGATCGGAGCGGCTCCTTCCGAGTCTTTCTCGTCCGTCCGAGCTTTGCGTGTGAAGGAAGAGGTCGAGGGGACCTATCGGCTTCTCGCGATTCTCATCGAGTTCTCGCCGGACGACGATCCGACGACGACGGGGAACGGCACCTTCGGCGACGTGATGGACGCGAACGAGGCGGTGTACGGCGACAGCTTCCCCGAGCTCTTCGACATCCCGCGCGACGCCGCGTACTTCCGCGAGCAGCTCCGCTACCTCGCGCAGTATTACGAAGCCGTTTCCAAGGGAAAGCTCCGGATCGAGGCGACGGTCCCCGACACGATCTTCACCGCGCCGGAGATGATGGCGTACTACGGAGACAACGAAGAGACCTCGCGCCGGCAGTCCGCTCTTCTCCGCGACGCGGTTCTGCGCGCCGACCCGCTCGTCGACTTCTCCGCGTACGACGGCCTCTTCGTTTTCCACGCGGGGGCGGGGGAGGAGACCGACGTTCTCGGCGATTCCCCCGGCGACATCTGGACGGTCTATCTCGCGCTCCCTGATCTCGCCGCCGCCCTCGCGGACTCGGGGATGGAGGATCGCTTCCGCGGCATCCCGACCGATGATCGGACGGGAACGGGAGACACGTTCTTCGTGGCCGAGGGGGTGATCCTCCCCGAGAGCGAGACGCAGGACTCCTTCGGGGGGAGGCCTCTCGCGCAATGGACTCTCGGCGTCGCGGCGCACATGATGGGGAGGCTTCTCGGAGCCCCGTCCCTCTTCGACACCGATGCGGACGACGGAACGTCGTCGCAGGGGATCGGCGGTTTCGGGATCATGGGGACCGGGCTCTGGAACTCGGGGGGGATTCTTCCCCCGCACCCATGCGCGTGGACGAAGGTCTTTTTCGGATGGGAGGAACCGCTTCTCGTCGAACGGGACACGACGATCGCTCTCCCTCTCGTCGCGCGCGCGGATCCGCGCCCGAAGATCTTGAGGATCCCGATCCACGAGGACGAGTACTGGCTCGTCGAGAACCGCTACAAGGACGAGAACGGAAACGGCCGGTTCGACTTCGACGACAAGAACGGCGACGGGATTCTCTACCCGTTCGAGGATTCCTACGAGGGGGCGGAGTTCGATTGGTCGATCCCGGCGGAAGGGTCGATCGAGGGATCGGGGATTTTCATCTGGCATATTGACGAGGCGAAGATTCGCGAGTCGGGGGATTTTCGCTCGAGGAACGCCGTGAACGCCGATCCGGATCGGAAGGGGGTGGATCTGGAAGAGGCGGACGGCATTCGGGATCTCGACCGGCGGGCGACTTCGCTCGAGGGTTTCGGATCTCCGGCCGACTCGTGGCGCGCCGGGAACCGGACCCGCTTTGGGCCGGACACCGATCCCTCGACGAGCACTGCCTACGGCGCCCGCACGGGGATCACGATCGAGGTCGAGAGCCCGGCGGAGAGCGTGATGACCCTCTCGGTCGCGTTCCGCGAACGGCCGCGGGGGTGGCCGGTGCGCGCCTCCGGCGTCCGCGTGGTCGGTCCGGTGATCCCGGTGAGGAGCGCGCGGGAGGGGATCCTTGGGTTCGCTTTCGCGTACTTGGACACGGCGAGCGGGGCGAGCTTCGGGAACATCCTCGGCCTCGACGGAAAGCCGCTCGACGGATGGCCGGCGGAGCTTCCGGGCGGAGTCTCGTTCGCTCCGTCCGCGTTCTCGGCGGCGGCCGACGGACCGATCGCCCTTTACTTCCCGATGGTCAATGGCTCGATTGTTCGGATGAAAATGAACGGAGTGATCGATCCGTCCGGCGCGTGGGGGGACTCGATCGCGGGAGCCGATGGGCAGTTCCTCTCCTCGGCGGCGCCCGAGGGCTCGCTCGTCTCGCTCGTCCTCCGGGGCGGGGAGACGACCGTGTTCGCGCTCGATCCGGCCGGAACCGCACGCGACTCGATCGCGCGCCTCGAGGGACGGGCCGTCGGCCCGGCGGCGCTCGGGTCGGGGATTTGGGCCGCCACCGACGCGGGGAAGCTCATGCGGGTCGAGGCGGGAGGCGTCCCGCAAGAGATCGAGACGGAGGGGACTCCCTCTCCGCCGATCCTTCTCCGGCATCATCTGAGGCCCGGTCCCACGGCCGGCGAGAACGCGCTCGTCGAAAAGGCGGCGGTCGCATCCGGACGCTCGCTTATCCTAAGCCCGTCGGGGCTTCCGGGCGGAGACCTTGTCGCGGCCGACCTCGGAGCGACGGCAGTCGGGATCCTCGCCGCCGCCGACATCGATCGGGACGGGTTTCCGGAGATCCTCGCGGGGAGCGGCGACGGAAAGCTTCATGTGCGAAACGTGACCGGCGCCCCCTCGGCCGGATGGCCGCTCCGCGCGGGACACGGACCGAAGAGCGACCCGGGCGATCCTCCGATCGGGTCGCCGGCGGCGGGCGATCTCGACGGGGACGGGACGATCGAGATTGTTTTCGCGACGGAACACGGGAGCATCGGCGTCGCGGACGCGGAGGGCCGGATGCTCCCGGGCTTCCCGGTCGCGGCGGCGGGAAGGAGTCCCTTCGGGGTCGCGATGACGGCGTCCCTCGATGAGGAGACAACGTATGTTCTCGTCGCGACGGAAAGGGGCACCTTCGATCTCCTCGTCTTCGGCTCCTCGGCCGGGCGGATCGAGTGGAGCGGGTACGCGAACGGCGCGGGGCTCGCGGGGCTCTACCGCTCCTCTCCCTTCGAGCCGAGAGGAGGGGAGGGTCTCTTCGTCGACAAGGAGACCTTCTGCTACCCAAACCCGGTCGGGCCGGGGGGGATCGCGCGGATCCACTATCGCCTCCGAGAGGAGGCGGAGATCGGCGCGCGGGTCTACGGGATCGACGGTTCGCTCGTCGAGGAGTTTCCGCCGTCGCTCGTTCCCGCGGAGACGGGGGAGTTCGTGTGGGACACGCGCTCCGTGGGGAGCGGGGTCTACGTCGCGAGGCTCGAGGCGCGCCTTCGGGGAGGAGGGGCCGGGCCGCGGAACCCTTCGGCGCCGCGCGAGGAGGTCAAGTTCGTCCCGATCGCGGTCGCCCGCTGAGGATTTCGGCCGGTTGTGAAGAACGGGGGACGGAGGTAAGATTACACAGGATGTCCTCTCCCGCGAGGGTCGCGGGAGCGGGGGTGCTGCCGGGCGAGAACCGCCGGAGTCAAGACAGATGAAACGCTTCTTGTTTGTTTCGGCCGCCGCCCTGTGCGCGGCGGGCTCCGCTGGCTCCGCGCCGGTCGGGCTCCGCTCGATGCTTGTCGATCCGGGGGTCGCCGCTTCCGGAATGGGATACGCGTACACGGCGGTCGCCGATGACGCGAGCGCGCTCTATTGGAACCCGGCGGGGCTCGTGCTCGGCGCCGAAGGGTACGATCTTCTTCTCGCGCACACCGAGTGGTTCGTCGAGCATCGGATGGAGTATGCGGTCGTCGCCTGGAATCGGGGCGCCGATGCGCTTGCCGCGGGGATCAGCGGGCTCTACGTCGGCGGGATCGAGCGGCGGGACGAGAATCCGACGC
This is a stretch of genomic DNA from Candidatus Eisenbacteria bacterium. It encodes these proteins:
- a CDS encoding 4Fe-4S dicluster domain-containing protein, translated to MIRLEELARRTKATLCLACGKCTGNCPLAELEHGHSPRRLVARALADLEADGRILVRKCLTCGACEERCPEGVAFVDFVREVRALLPPEERASCPH
- a CDS encoding FAD-dependent oxidoreductase translates to MELATLEQAKLIFEKGTELEIERISPSPCTLACPAGVNVKGYVSLIAEGRFVEALGVVRDRCPLPGVCGRVCNHPCESVCRRNNVDGAVSIRALKRFVADYAAELPPPLLPPKPFREERIAVVGSGPGGITAAYDLARAGFGVTLIESESKLGGMLRYGIPDYRLPPEVLDREIDALLGPSVQVRTNTVLGRDVGLDELLAKGHAAVFLAVGAMKSRRLGLHGEGEIQGVEDALAFLKRANEGDRTPCGERVLVIGGGSSAIDAARTALRLGARSADIVYRRSKEEMPAVEEEIRAAEAEGVGFRFLTAPNALKVENGRVVALECLEVRLGEPDASGRRRPIPVSGSEFTLRTDAVIASIGQEPNLPFLGSRYESSVDRSGCLIVSDETGLTRIGRVFAGGDAVTGPATVIEAIAAGHRAARAIQRLIEEGPDSLLRAFPAPAARWEVGLPDPSPDRHERAHAPELSLSERSGFEEVELAFTAEDAIDEASRCLRCGPCFECHTCVSTCPRRHVLVRSAATNGERIASIDLLLRTPREGTPAEARESEARGMLQVESDGKEDSPISVTVGLVKSRVDERLCRGCGRCIEVCAFRAPRLVPGKDQEPVSRIDPTLCRGCGLCVSVCSTGAAEIEPFSKNWILDSVTDASPDRKVGRSVVITCQRRGGCLAPAAEEPHDGVEIIRLSCVGQLEAGTILKLIHAGAEEVLVAGCAEERCRFEHGAGIAADQVELARALLRMCGIDPDRVRSDWSEGREGDPLILNDLVGAGGRS
- a CDS encoding 2-oxoacid:acceptor oxidoreductase family protein, coding for MTRTEIRVSGFGGQGIIFLAYVTGRAAAIHEGRHATFNQSFGPEARGSACSAQLILCDEPVDYPYIRRPSILVCMSQESYSKFRDELSPGGMLLIDEDLVFLRAGEDARVFGVPATRIAETIGRRIAANMVMCGFLAAVTGVVKKDAARAAIRESVPPGSETINLQAFDQGYAHGEKLAGARAEAAS
- a CDS encoding 2-oxoacid:ferredoxin oxidoreductase subunit beta produces the protein MEPFLRMDRFPHIWCPGCGIGTVVTCFADALKKGAFDLDRVAVVSGIGCSGRVAGYIKLDSFHTTHGRPIPFATGLHLSNRKLKVVVISGDGDLIAIGGNHFIHAARRNVDLTVICINNFNYAMTGGQVGPGTPVSALSTTTPFGNFEHPFNLPALAASSGAVYVARWTSLHVRRLTNSILEALTKPGFTFVEVIAPCPTLYTRRNKLGTSIEVLGSYRDNCEIRHGADPSTVDITFGGKIVIGKFVDVAGKPTFLESLDAAMQRALGKEYGLGKDYYMRSAGQRALVDREARHD
- a CDS encoding 2-oxoacid:acceptor oxidoreductase subunit alpha, with amino-acid sequence MKASPEGVLTGAHYLDGDHACAEGALAAGCRFFAGYPITPSTEIAERIARRFPKVGGVFIQMEDEMASMAAILGAAWGGVKAMTCTSGPGFSLMMENIGLGIMMEVPCVVANVQRGGPSTGLPTMVGQQDMMQARWGSHGDYGIIALSPNSPQECFNRTIQAFNLSEKYRVPVLVMMDECVGHMTEKVVIPEPDEIEVVPRRLSPLPPGEYLPYAANGDKVPDMVTAGEGYRIHTTGLTHDERGYPVMTAEAQDKLVRRLRAKIDDNAGKIHDYECKRLDEADVVVVSYGITSRVARAAIDAALDDGLRVGEIRLITVWPFPSGLIRDLAARTKAFVVPEINLGQIVLEVERAAAGGARTISVTHAGGWVHDPQTIYHAIREGLRGNGAPRKPARKPRKEKQP
- a CDS encoding 4Fe-4S dicluster domain-containing protein translates to MAVHLESRRFWRKPLDDADIRRTRGEVHILVERCKGCAYCVEYCPLDVLRMSSRFNRKGYHPPEIARADECVACRLCETLCPEFSIFITVPEGGGASAAESLIEEVLP
- a CDS encoding winged helix DNA-binding protein, producing MIEPNRPPSGGNGGFLARRVLRISHVLSNAVREILERRLIRETAEASLSPSQVHLLKLISMNGDHFVGEIAAFLGVSAPAASKNIDKLARLELLRRVTPERDRRNTCLRITPKGRILVEEYEARRLRALEPVLDTFTPEESREFTRLLEKFVTELIRIEMIDTRSCLRCGAFYEGECPVRGVTGHCPYERARRASMP